TTGTAAAACTTTCATGTGCTAAGTCTTTCATAACAGCTAAAACATCACCGATTGTTTCTGGGTCTAACGCAGAGGTAGGTTCATCAAAAAGTATTATTTTAGGCTTCATTGCTAAACTTCTAGCAATAGCAACACGCTGTTTTTGACCACCTGATAAATCTCCTGGGTAAGAGTTTGCTTTATCTTCTAATTTCACTTTTTTTAAAAGTTCCATTGCAATAGTATTAGCTTCTTCTTTTTTGATATTTTTAACTAAACCAGGTGCTAAAGTAATATTTTCAAGTATAGTTAAATGTGGAAAAAGATTAAAGTGCTGGAATACCATACCAACTTCACTTCTAATAGTTTGTAGATTTTTTTTACTTCCATGAATATCAATGTTATCAACAAAAATTTCACCACTATCTATCTCTTCCAAACCATTAATACATCGGATTAATGTTGATTTTCCTGAACCTGAAGGTCCACAAACAACAACAATTTCACCTTTTTTTACGTTGAAATCAATTCCTTTTAAGACATGAAACTTGTCATAAAACTTATCGATTTTCTTCATACTTATAATATTATCCATCATCTCTCTTTAATTAGACTAAGATGATATCATAGCTAAATTTATTTTAACATTCCTATAGAGCATGTATATATTTTATACATAAAATAATCTTTTGCTTAAATAAACTATGGGTACAATGCAGATTTTATTTTAGGAGTATAATTGAATAAAAAACTATTAGAACTAAGAGCAGACATTTTGCTTTTAACTGTCGCTATTGCTTGGGGTGTGACTTTTTTGATGGTGCAAGATGCTATTAAATCTGTACCTGTTTATGCATTTTTATTTTGGCGATTTGGAATTGCTACTATTTTAATGGCAATAATTGCATATAAATATTTTGACAAATTAAATAAGCAAACTATCCTTTATGGAGTTATTTTAGGTTGTTTTTTATTCTCTGCCTTTGCCACTCAAACCTTTGGATTAGCCTATACAAAAAGTTCAATAATAGCTTTTTTAACAGGACTAAATGTAATAATTGTACCTTTTCTAGCCTATGTTGTTTTTAAAGAGCATGTTAGAAAAATGGTCTTTCTAAGCTCACTTATAGCAGTTTGTGGTCTTTATTTATTAACTATGAGTGGAAGTTTATCACTTGGTGAGGGTGAAATATTAGGAATACTATGTGCTTTACTTTTTGCTTTACAAATACTTTTTACAGATAAATATTCAAAAAGAGTTAATGTATATCTCTTAGTACTTTTTCAATTTATTACGGTGACAATATTATCTTTAATTTTCTCTCTAAGTTTAGATAGTGTAACTTTTAATTTAGATTTTAATCAAACATTTTTAAAAGCATTGATAATCACTTCTATCTTTGCAACTGTTTATGCCTTTTTGATACAAACTTATATGCAACAGTTTACAACTCCTACAAAAACAGCAGTTATCTTTTCCATGGAACCTGTAAGTGCTGGTATTTATGGCTATTTTGTAGGAAATGAACTTCTAAATTCAATCCAACTTTTCGGAGCTACCTTAATCATACTTGCCCTACTTTTAGCAGAAATCAAATTCAAAAAAAAATAATTTACTTTTAATTTACCTCATAGTTTTACAATTTCAATATAAATTTTATTTTGAAAAGGTAAAACATGTTAGCCAATCAGTTATTCGATATCAAAAGTATCCATGACTCATACAAAAAAGGTGTAACTCCTAAGGATATTGTAACTGAGGTTTACAATAGAATTAAAAAAGTAAATGATGATGGAATATTTATTCATCTACAAGCAATAGAAGATATATTTGCTCAAATTTCATCTTTAGAAGAGATGAATTTAAGTGAAAAACCACTTTGGGGAATCCCTTTTACAGTAAAAGATAATATTGATGTAGAAGGTATTCCTACAACTGCTGCTTGTCCTGCATATGAATATATTGCAAAAGAAGATGCCTTTATAGTA
This portion of the Arcobacter nitrofigilis DSM 7299 genome encodes:
- a CDS encoding amino acid ABC transporter ATP-binding protein, encoding MMDNIISMKKIDKFYDKFHVLKGIDFNVKKGEIVVVCGPSGSGKSTLIRCINGLEEIDSGEIFVDNIDIHGSKKNLQTIRSEVGMVFQHFNLFPHLTILENITLAPGLVKNIKKEEANTIAMELLKKVKLEDKANSYPGDLSGGQKQRVAIARSLAMKPKIILFDEPTSALDPETIGDVLAVMKDLAHESFTIVCVTHEMGFAKEVGDRIVFMDHGVVVEEATPKEFFENPKSDRAKKFLNEILTH
- a CDS encoding DMT family transporter; protein product: MNKKLLELRADILLLTVAIAWGVTFLMVQDAIKSVPVYAFLFWRFGIATILMAIIAYKYFDKLNKQTILYGVILGCFLFSAFATQTFGLAYTKSSIIAFLTGLNVIIVPFLAYVVFKEHVRKMVFLSSLIAVCGLYLLTMSGSLSLGEGEILGILCALLFALQILFTDKYSKRVNVYLLVLFQFITVTILSLIFSLSLDSVTFNLDFNQTFLKALIITSIFATVYAFLIQTYMQQFTTPTKTAVIFSMEPVSAGIYGYFVGNELLNSIQLFGATLIILALLLAEIKFKKK